The Pirellulaceae bacterium genome includes a region encoding these proteins:
- a CDS encoding DUF1080 domain-containing protein — MKTICASLLLLIVTTSFAIAEPLVLEKGDRLAIVGDSITEQKLYSKFMDAYLLACYPDLEIQSFQFGWGGERAPGFAGRMENDLVPWKPDVVTTCYGMNDGSYRKYTDQIGKTYEEGMRKIVERMKKAGATVVVGSPGVVDSFTWRKDDADFDQVYNDNLGRLGQIAKQIAQEHGFPHADVFNAMKQSMVAAKASLGDEYPVAGRDGVHPEANGQLVMAYAFLKTLGLDGDIGTVVVDLTSDTATATDGHQVLHGENGAFEIESSRYPFCFSGDKRDPNGTASILPYTSFNQDLNRFVLKVKGLQAPGADVTFGSGSKRFSKAQLEKGINLAAEFLENPFVEPFQDVLNKVAEKQAAETTMIKEFITDFRRLPDSLIKDPEGLAALATVRQKMMDANDQAHAKAKAAVKPVRYQLAVKPITQGWNDLFNGKDLTGWTQRNGTASYRVENDAIVGTTSEGSPNSFLCTDQVYGNFELQFDVKVDRELNSGVQIRSQSVGGKPEGRVNGPQVEISLDGLAGYLYGESAGGWMTPDADRKPHQHFKDGEWNNYRVVAFGNQIQTWINGHSVSNLTHDERYQSHPKGFIGLQVHGIGRGEGPYEVRWRNLKLRDLSKFTALYNGKDLKGWQTSGNWLPQQDGSVLIQPRDGERGWQRYGDYLWSTRQYKDFVLDVEYSYPPGGNSGVYFRVADRKDPVKQGIEAQILDSSKKTGKLSAHDHGGIVGTVGPSKNMSRPPHEWNRMVVTCIGNHLQVELNGEPIIDTQLDEGAMKDRPLEGFIGFQDHGQPNNIKFRNLRILEIKTFNKVATQQLRAILESGRATPFTVTSWLAAGADVNSPGFKRPSPDNPKHRPLLLAALNVKNTDRAVEVMGVLLEAGADVNGRNPGGLTAAMGATSRNSGRDCNTVLRLLLDAGTDPNLKQESMGANLLHWVIIGSSYEAVQMVLNTDVDVNQADNKGRTPFTLAMLFMSPKIAARLLEAGAKVDPNFVFKNGLTVLEYARSRPKSFKGTKVLAALEEAARTETD, encoded by the coding sequence ATTTGCGGGACGGATGGAAAACGATTTGGTGCCTTGGAAGCCAGATGTCGTTACTACTTGTTACGGAATGAATGATGGTTCGTACCGGAAGTACACCGACCAGATTGGGAAAACCTATGAAGAGGGTATGCGAAAGATTGTTGAACGCATGAAGAAGGCGGGAGCGACCGTTGTCGTTGGCTCGCCTGGAGTCGTCGACAGCTTTACTTGGAGGAAAGATGACGCTGATTTTGATCAGGTTTACAACGACAATTTGGGACGTCTTGGTCAGATCGCAAAGCAAATAGCTCAGGAACATGGATTCCCTCACGCGGATGTCTTTAACGCGATGAAGCAATCGATGGTTGCGGCAAAGGCAAGCCTGGGTGATGAATATCCCGTGGCTGGGCGAGACGGTGTACATCCGGAAGCGAATGGTCAGCTGGTAATGGCTTACGCTTTTCTCAAAACGCTTGGACTTGATGGTGACATTGGAACTGTGGTCGTCGATCTCACATCAGACACGGCTACGGCAACCGATGGACATCAGGTACTTCATGGCGAGAACGGTGCTTTTGAAATTGAAAGTAGCCGATATCCCTTCTGTTTTTCGGGTGATAAGCGAGACCCGAACGGCACCGCAAGCATCCTGCCCTACACTTCATTCAATCAGGACCTTAATCGATTCGTGCTGAAAGTGAAGGGGCTGCAGGCCCCTGGCGCCGACGTGACCTTCGGATCAGGTAGCAAGAGGTTTAGCAAGGCACAGTTGGAAAAAGGCATTAATTTGGCAGCCGAATTCCTCGAAAATCCTTTTGTTGAACCGTTTCAGGACGTTCTGAACAAAGTTGCCGAAAAGCAAGCAGCAGAAACGACGATGATCAAGGAATTCATCACTGACTTTCGTCGACTTCCCGATTCGTTGATCAAAGATCCGGAAGGGTTGGCGGCATTAGCTACCGTACGTCAAAAGATGATGGATGCGAATGATCAAGCGCACGCCAAAGCGAAGGCCGCCGTCAAGCCAGTGCGTTATCAATTGGCTGTGAAGCCGATCACGCAGGGTTGGAATGATTTGTTCAATGGCAAAGATTTGACCGGATGGACTCAACGTAATGGGACGGCCAGCTATCGTGTCGAGAATGACGCAATTGTTGGCACGACTTCGGAGGGCAGTCCCAATTCGTTTCTCTGTACCGATCAAGTTTACGGTAATTTTGAACTGCAGTTTGATGTTAAAGTGGATCGCGAGTTGAATTCTGGTGTGCAAATCCGATCGCAGAGCGTTGGTGGTAAACCGGAGGGCCGAGTCAATGGACCTCAAGTAGAAATCTCTCTCGATGGATTAGCCGGTTATCTTTATGGAGAATCCGCCGGGGGTTGGATGACACCTGATGCCGATCGAAAACCGCACCAGCATTTCAAAGACGGTGAATGGAATAACTATCGTGTTGTCGCCTTTGGCAATCAAATACAAACCTGGATCAATGGACATTCGGTTTCAAATCTAACACATGACGAGCGTTATCAGTCGCACCCCAAAGGGTTCATTGGACTTCAGGTGCACGGAATCGGCCGAGGGGAAGGTCCGTATGAAGTGCGGTGGCGTAACTTGAAGCTCCGCGATCTGAGTAAGTTCACCGCACTCTACAATGGCAAGGATTTGAAAGGTTGGCAGACATCAGGTAACTGGTTGCCTCAACAAGATGGTTCCGTTTTGATACAACCTCGCGATGGTGAGAGAGGTTGGCAGCGCTACGGTGACTACTTGTGGTCGACCCGCCAATACAAAGATTTTGTGTTGGATGTGGAATATTCTTATCCGCCGGGCGGCAATAGTGGCGTTTATTTTCGCGTTGCGGATCGGAAAGACCCAGTGAAACAAGGGATTGAGGCGCAGATCCTCGACTCATCCAAGAAAACCGGCAAACTGAGTGCACATGATCATGGCGGAATTGTTGGTACGGTGGGGCCATCCAAAAATATGTCTCGTCCGCCGCATGAATGGAATCGAATGGTCGTGACCTGTATTGGTAACCATCTTCAAGTTGAATTGAATGGGGAGCCAATCATTGATACTCAGCTTGACGAAGGTGCCATGAAAGATCGTCCGTTGGAGGGCTTTATTGGTTTCCAGGATCACGGGCAGCCGAACAATATTAAATTTCGAAATCTTCGGATTCTCGAAATCAAGACATTCAATAAGGTCGCCACACAGCAACTTCGAGCGATCTTAGAAAGTGGAAGGGCGACGCCGTTCACTGTGACCTCCTGGCTTGCTGCCGGTGCCGATGTGAATTCACCTGGATTCAAAAGACCGAGCCCCGACAACCCAAAACACCGGCCGTTGTTACTCGCTGCGCTCAACGTCAAAAATACCGATCGTGCTGTTGAGGTAATGGGGGTATTACTCGAAGCGGGTGCCGATGTGAATGGTCGGAATCCGGGTGGTTTAACGGCGGCGATGGGTGCGACCTCTAGAAACTCGGGGAGGGATTGCAACACGGTTCTTCGACTTCTATTGGACGCCGGCACGGATCCGAATCTGAAGCAAGAGTCTATGGGTGCGAATTTGCTCCACTGGGTCATCATCGGGAGCAGTTATGAAGCAGTTCAAATGGTCCTGAACACGGATGTTGACGTCAATCAGGCTGACAATAAAGGCAGGACTCCGTTCACCCTCGCTATGCTGTTCATGAGCCCCAAAATCGCCGCTAGGCTGTTGGAGGCCGGTGCGAAGGTTGATCCCAACTTCGTCTTTAAAAACGGTCTGACCGTCCTTGAGTATGCAAGGTCACGACCGAAGAGTTTCAAGGGTACGAAGGTGTTGGCGGCACTTGAGGAAGCTGCTCGAACTGAGACCGACTAG